A section of the Papio anubis isolate 15944 chromosome 4, Panubis1.0, whole genome shotgun sequence genome encodes:
- the UPP1 gene encoding uridine phosphorylase 1 isoform X1 has translation MAATGANAEKPESHNDCPVRLLNPNIAKMKEDILYHFNLTTSRHNFPALFGDVKFVCVGGSPSRMKAFIRCVGAELGLDCPGRDYPNICAGTDRYAMYKVGPVLSVSHGMGIPSISIMLHELIKLLYYARCSDVTIIRIGTSGGIGLEPGTVVITEQAVDTCFKAEFEQIVLGKRVIRKTDLNKKLVQELLLCSAELSEFTAVVGNTMCTLDFYEGQGRLDGALCSYTEKDKQAYLEAAYAAGVRNIEMESSVFAAMCSACGLQAAVVCVTLLNRLEGDQISSPHNVLTEYQQRPQRLVSYFIKKKLSKA, from the exons TGATTGTCCCGTCAGACTTTTAAATCCAAACAtagcaaaaatgaaagaagacattcTCTATCATTTCAATCTCACCACTAGCAGACACAATTTCCCAGCCTTGTTTGGAGATGTGAAG TTTGTGTGTGTTGGCGGAAGCCCCTCCCGGATGAAAGCGTTCATCAGGTGCGTTGGTGCAGAGCTGGGCCTTGACTGCCCAGGTAGAGACTATCCCAACATCTGTGCGGGAACTGACCGCTATGCCATGTATAAAGTAGGACCGGTGCTGTCTGTCAGT CATGGTATGGGCATTCCTTCTATCTCAATCATGTTGCATGAGCTCATAAAGCTGCTGTACTATGCCCGGTGCTCCGACGTCACTATCATCCGCATTGGCACTTCTGGTGGGATAG GTCTGGAACCCGGTACCGTGGTCATAACAGAGCAGGCAGTGGATACCTGCTTCAAGGCAGAGTTTGAGCAGATTGTGCTGGGGAAGCGGGTCATCCGGAAAACGGACCTGAACAAGAAGCTGGTGCAGGAGCTGTTGCTGTGTTCTGCAGAGCTGAGCGAGTTCACCGCAGTGGTGGGGAACACCATGTGTACCTTGGACTTCTATGAAG GGCAAGGCCGTCTGGATGGGGCTCTCTGCTCCTACACGGAGAAGGACAAGCAGGCGTATCTGGAGGCGGCCTACGCAGCCGGCGTCCGCAACATTGAGATGGAGTCCTCGGTGTTTGCCGCCATGTGCAGCGCCTGCGGCCTCCAAG CGGCCGTGGTGTGTGTCACCCTCCTGAACCGCCTGGAAGGGGACCAGATCAGCAGCCCTCACAATGTGCTCACCGAGTACCAGCAGAGGCCGCAGCGGCTGGTGAGCTACTTCATCAAGAAGAAACTGAGCAAGGCCTGA
- the UPP1 gene encoding uridine phosphorylase 1 isoform X2: MGIPSISIMLHELIKLLYYARCSDVTIIRIGTSGGIGLEPGTVVITEQAVDTCFKAEFEQIVLGKRVIRKTDLNKKLVQELLLCSAELSEFTAVVGNTMCTLDFYEGQGRLDGALCSYTEKDKQAYLEAAYAAGVRNIEMESSVFAAMCSACGLQAAVVCVTLLNRLEGDQISSPHNVLTEYQQRPQRLVSYFIKKKLSKA, encoded by the exons ATGGGCATTCCTTCTATCTCAATCATGTTGCATGAGCTCATAAAGCTGCTGTACTATGCCCGGTGCTCCGACGTCACTATCATCCGCATTGGCACTTCTGGTGGGATAG GTCTGGAACCCGGTACCGTGGTCATAACAGAGCAGGCAGTGGATACCTGCTTCAAGGCAGAGTTTGAGCAGATTGTGCTGGGGAAGCGGGTCATCCGGAAAACGGACCTGAACAAGAAGCTGGTGCAGGAGCTGTTGCTGTGTTCTGCAGAGCTGAGCGAGTTCACCGCAGTGGTGGGGAACACCATGTGTACCTTGGACTTCTATGAAG GGCAAGGCCGTCTGGATGGGGCTCTCTGCTCCTACACGGAGAAGGACAAGCAGGCGTATCTGGAGGCGGCCTACGCAGCCGGCGTCCGCAACATTGAGATGGAGTCCTCGGTGTTTGCCGCCATGTGCAGCGCCTGCGGCCTCCAAG CGGCCGTGGTGTGTGTCACCCTCCTGAACCGCCTGGAAGGGGACCAGATCAGCAGCCCTCACAATGTGCTCACCGAGTACCAGCAGAGGCCGCAGCGGCTGGTGAGCTACTTCATCAAGAAGAAACTGAGCAAGGCCTGA
- the UPP1 gene encoding uridine phosphorylase 1 isoform X3, protein MQRNLKVTSLEPGTVVITEQAVDTCFKAEFEQIVLGKRVIRKTDLNKKLVQELLLCSAELSEFTAVVGNTMCTLDFYEGQGRLDGALCSYTEKDKQAYLEAAYAAGVRNIEMESSVFAAMCSACGLQAAVVCVTLLNRLEGDQISSPHNVLTEYQQRPQRLVSYFIKKKLSKA, encoded by the exons GTCTGGAACCCGGTACCGTGGTCATAACAGAGCAGGCAGTGGATACCTGCTTCAAGGCAGAGTTTGAGCAGATTGTGCTGGGGAAGCGGGTCATCCGGAAAACGGACCTGAACAAGAAGCTGGTGCAGGAGCTGTTGCTGTGTTCTGCAGAGCTGAGCGAGTTCACCGCAGTGGTGGGGAACACCATGTGTACCTTGGACTTCTATGAAG GGCAAGGCCGTCTGGATGGGGCTCTCTGCTCCTACACGGAGAAGGACAAGCAGGCGTATCTGGAGGCGGCCTACGCAGCCGGCGTCCGCAACATTGAGATGGAGTCCTCGGTGTTTGCCGCCATGTGCAGCGCCTGCGGCCTCCAAG CGGCCGTGGTGTGTGTCACCCTCCTGAACCGCCTGGAAGGGGACCAGATCAGCAGCCCTCACAATGTGCTCACCGAGTACCAGCAGAGGCCGCAGCGGCTGGTGAGCTACTTCATCAAGAAGAAACTGAGCAAGGCCTGA